A genomic window from Antedon mediterranea chromosome 4, ecAntMedi1.1, whole genome shotgun sequence includes:
- the LOC140046182 gene encoding enolase 4-like, whose amino-acid sequence MSSRAATQRHALELYELKKKAVKFYQKNNVPEKIEEILNSLFYQNPEDVYGSLAEYFSRLSNPASVSRITALEILDCKGQPTIEVDVYCIRNGTEKFVCTCKISSFSVLPDGVSMEKKDMEERERSEGIAAAIALIDHDIIEMLKGVNPCNQFDVDTKLRELASKLLEEYEKKLAIHKEDDGSELTVAAAAKEIPAKDGKVSSAKNKKKMGSAKSGVVVIVEPREMMLPGCDAFGASSQVVARASAIIKDQPLYQYISHLYSNQEDVIEYRMPIPLVTVLCSGKSALGKQNLIKEVLLVPKPGQTFQKALKNVSAVYHQIRKMLFAKYGASCNNVNDVGGFCPVMDKTEMLLDVVVEAIDQQQLNEQVNIMIDCAAHEIFDHEKCKYEILTSMLKTSDDLIDVYVDFIARYPAIVGIIDPLRKQDVDAWQKLIEKISDKCFVIGDYIYPRAERLVTEGNGGLRSSAAVLKLQQQTTITDIINATKQIKETNGECIISGVRGDTEEDFIADLAVGIGAKFVKFGGILRGERTSKYNRLLKIEQELRSKCLAIPYDSLDIPNILPPPAQEDDANTLAPDAVS is encoded by the exons ATGTCAAGTAGAGCAGCTACTCAGAGACATGCTCTTGAATTGTATGAACTAAAGAAAAAAGCTGTGAAATTTTATCAAAAGAATAATGTACCCGAgaaaattgaagaaatattgaattcattattttatcAGAACCCAGAAGATGTCTATGGCAGCTTG GCAGAATACTTTTCTAGACTATCCAATCCAGCAAGTGTAAGTCGGATAACTGCACTTGAGATTCTGGATTGCAAAGGCCAACCTACTATAGAAGTTGATGTTTACTGTATTCGTAATGGCACGGAGAAG TTTGTATGTACATGCAAGATATCAAGCTTTTCGGTTCTCCCGGATGGTGTTTCAATGGAAAAGAAAGACATGGAAGAAAGAGAGAGGTCAGAGGGCATCGCAGCTGCCATAGCACTTATAGATCATGACATTATTGAAATGTTGAAAGGTGTAAATCCATGTAATCAGTTTGATGTGGACACAAAGTTGAG AGAACTTGCATCTAAACTTTTAGAggaatatgaaaaaaaattagcAATTCATAAAGAAGACGACGGTAGTGAATTAACAGTGGCTGCTGCTGCAAAAGAGATTCCTGCTAAAGATGGCAAAGTCTCATCAGCAAAGAATAAAAAGAAGATGGGAAGCGCCAAATCTGGTGTGGTGGTCATTGTGGAACCAAGGGAGATGATGCTGCCAGGATGTGATGCTTTTGGTGCCTCGTCACAGGTCGTTGCAAGAGCTAGTGCCATTATCAAAGACCAACCATTGTATCAGTATATTTCACACCTGTATTCAAATCAG GAGGATGTGATTGAATACAGAATGCCTATACCGTTAGTAACTGTGTTATGTTCAGGTAAATCAGCACTTGGTAAACAAAACCTCATTAAAGAAGTACTGCTGGTACCAAAACCAGGCCAAACATTTCAAAAG GCTTTGAAGAATGTGTCGGCTGTCTATCACCAGATTAGAAAGATGTTGTTCGCCAAGTATGGA GCTTCATGTAATAATGTGAATGATGTTGGAGGTTTTTGTCCAGTGATGGACAAGACTGAGATGCTACTTGATGTTGTGGTTGAGGCTATAGATCAACAACAACTAAATGAACAGGTTAATATTATGATAGATTGTGCGGCTCATGAAATATTTGACCAT GAAAAGTGTAAATATGAAATTCTAACCAGTATGCTGAAAACGAGTGACGATTTGATAGATGTCTACGTTGATTTTATTGCTCGTTATCCAGCAATTGTGGGAATCATTGACCCGTTAAGAAAACAG GATGTTGATGCATGGCAGAAATTAATTGAGAAAATCAGTGACAAGTGTTTTGTGATTGGGGACTACATCTACCCAAGAGCAGAGAGACTTGTTACAGAGGGAAATGGTGGATTGAGATCAAGTGCTGCTGTACTTAAACTTCAACAACAAACTACTATTACAGATATTATTAATGCAACAAAACAGATCAAAG AGACCAATGGTGAATGTATCATATCAGGTGTGAGAGGTGACACAGAAGAGGACTTTATTGCAGATTTG gcTGTGGGAATTGGAGCTAAATTTGTCAAGTTTGGTGGCATCTTAAGAGGTGAACGAACTTCCAAATACAATAGACTGTTGAAGATTGAACAAGAACTGAGGTCAAAATGTCTCGCCATTCCTTATGACTCTTTAGATATTCCTAACATCCTTCCTCCCCCTGCTCAAGAGGACGACGCGAACACACTAGCACCAGATGCAGTCTCATAA
- the LOC140046185 gene encoding tetratricopeptide repeat protein 1-like → MEKINDCTSSENEDDEQYFDATENVQLEKKQVLKHVKLDDIFGKGEPVEKIAEEEVKKTKEKSGKVDGATTEENDNSTVDNPVEVEETENIKLGQSEEKKNDGSTIKEEFNNGNDVLKDCAEKGDGEGHDEVNDPETLIKTELAARMEMEDNLSDEEKMERKEQAQQDKMKGNTLFKNSEYLEACDVYTTALELCPLNFKKERSIMYSNRAACKLRLEQLEDAISDCTEALILNPLYMRALLRRAQSYELNEKLDEALADYQKALEMDPGCHDARSACMRLPDKIKERNEKLKEEMMGKLKDLGNMVLRPFGLSTSNFQFNQDPNSGSYSMNFVQSPTGGDNGK, encoded by the exons ATGGAGAAGATAAATGATTGTACCTCATCAGAAAATGAAGATGATGAACAATACTTTGATGCCACAGAAAATGTACAACTTGAAAAGAAACAAGTATTAAAACATGTCAAGTTAGATGATATATTTGGCAAAGGAGAACCTGTTGAAAAAATTGCAGAAGAAGAAGTAAAGAAAACAAAGGAAAAATCTGGAAAGGTGGATGGTGCAACTACTGAAGAAAATGACAATTCAACAGTTGATAACCCAGTTGAGGTTGAAGaaacagaaaatataaaactgggtcaaagtgaagaaaaaaAGAATGATGGTAGTACAATAAAAGAAGAATTTAATAATGGTAATGATGTTTTAAAAGATTGTGCTGAAAAGGGAGATGGTGAAGGTCATGATGAGGTCAACGACCCAGAAACACTTATTAAAACAGAATTGGCTGCTAGAATGGAAATGGAGGACAATTTAAGCGATGAAGAAAAAATG GAGCGGAAAGAACAAGCTCAACAAGATAAAATGAAAGGgaatactttatttaaaaactcag AATATTTAGAAGCATGTGATGTTTATACAACGGCACTTGAACTCTGCCCTTTGAACTTTAAGAAAGAACGGTCAATAATGTACTCAAACCGAGCAGCTTGCAAGCTCCGACTG gAACAACTTGAAGATGCTATTAGTGATTGTACAGAAG CATTAATTCTAAATCCCCTGTATATGAGAGCTCTTTTGCGTCGAGCACAATCTTACGAATTGAATGAGAAACTAGATGAAGCTTTAGCCGACTATCAGAAGGCTCTTGAAATGGATCCTGGTTGCCATGACGCCCGCAGTGCTTGCATG CGGTTGCCTGATAAAATCAAAGAGCgaaatgaaaaattaaaggAAGAAATGATGGGAAAGTTGAAAGACCTCGGAAATATGGTGTTACGTCCATTTGGTCTGTCAACGAGTAACTTCCAATTCAATCAAGACCCAAATTCAGGGTCATATTCAATGAACTTTGTACAGAGTCCTACGGGTGGTGACAATGGAAAATAA
- the LOC140046186 gene encoding sepiapterin reductase-like — MSKMNLSVFGVPTFCVITGASRGIGRSIAVNLSGKLDEESSMVITARNAQGLEETKRLIDSIATAVKVRVVAGDLGNSSALKTLINSIFEDVEPSKFKHAILINNAGTLGDVSKKMHEIHDDQQLQKYYFENITSAHMLTGNFITVFQKLPEIRKTVVQISSLAAIEPIPTWSMYCTAKAARDMLFSVLAKEEPTVRVLNYAPGPIDTQMLHTIIVNTQDENVRKMMKDVLEEGKTVKLEDTVAKLIKILDLDEFKSGSHIDYYD; from the coding sequence ATGTCTAAAATGAATTTATCCGTTTTTGGGGTACCAACTTTTTGCGTAATAACCGGAGCAAGCCGGGGAATAGGTCGTTCTATTGCTGTAAACCTTTCTGGAAAACTAGACGAAGAATCATCTATGGTAATCACTGCACGAAATGCGCAGGGTTTGGAAGAAACTAAACGCTTGATTGATTCCATTGCAACGGCGGTGAAAGTTAGAGTTGTAGCCGGTGATCTGGGTAATTCGTCTGCTTTGAAAACTTTGATCAACTCAATATTTGAAGATGTTGAACCATCTAAATTTAAGCatgcaattttaattaataatgctGGTACTTTGGGAGATGTTTCCAAAAAAATGCATGAAATTCACGATGATCAGCAACTGCAAAAATACTACTTCGAAAATATAACATCTGCTCATATGCTTACGGGAAATTTCATCACCGTCTTTCAAAAATTGCCAGAAATAAGAAAAACTGTAGTTCAAATAAGTTCGTTGGCAGCTATAGAGCCAATTCCAACATGGTCCATGTATTGTACGGCCAAAGCAGCTAGAGATATGCTTTTTAGCGTACTTGCTAAAGAGGAGCCGACTGTACGAGTCCTTAACTACGCTCCGGGACCCATTGATACTCAAATGTTGCACACAATCATAGTTAACACTCAAGACGAAAACGTCCGCAAGATGATGAAAGATGTTCTTGAAGAGGGGAAAACTGTCAAGTTAGAAGACACGGTTGCAAAGTTGATTAAGATTTTAGACTTGGATGAATTTAAATCTGGGTCCCATATTGACTATTACGATTAA
- the LOC140046183 gene encoding uncharacterized protein: MACLELSRPSPMTDKKNEQPRSDVLDQSQKTRTSGIRGSKSVAYRAKADGLEANKRRYREPAGTLLSEPDEFMAAAIGDTAWLKQSLKDERNPNTLDKNGLAPIHLAALHGRLNCLQLLIEKYSVDVNLGSSTGWRPIHLSINNRIGKKSTQCLQYLLEKGADPSVTNEDNLTPVHQASIEGSVQCLNLLINAGGCIDVKDSKGQTPLDYAKIWGHRKCARIISSKSWKQEKEEYFDEIEKLKTLKNVKENEDFHQEEGRKADKEFYGQLSFTNWLDNKGLQGKNTGPTARELSPVAWSKQPRKYIELHGDWALKGHRGVVNPNSIRKDDQQHQLKELVKDFEKSLATKKGSKTNKKSGIKDSQTTLKHRLANSGQKRAINLPDEVVEKVLFDKPSPHQRPLTFKCHNIIDSQHKKIWEDEDKPLVEMYAHLSNSLDSSLFPKKGPISSVQHSKEPISSGHHSKEPISSGQKDESSRIYKSMKQISKPYRFPNITGEEYKYRFEII, encoded by the exons ATGGCATGCCTTGAGCTTAGTAGGCCTTCACCAATGACGGACAAGAAGAATGAACAGCCAAGATCAGACGTATTGGATCAGAGCCAGAAGACTCGAACTAGTGGTATACGAGGTTCTAAAAGTGTCGCATATCGTGCCAAAGCTGATGGACTGGAGGCTAACAAGAGGAGATATCGGGAACCTGCAGGAACACTTCTTTCAGAACCTGATGAATTTATGGCAGCCGCAATTGGAGACACTGCATGGTTGAAACAGTCTTTGAAAGATGAAAGAAATCCAAATACACTAGACAAAAAT GGCTTGGCACCAATTCATTTGGCAGCATTACACGGGAGATTGAATTGTTTGCAGcttttaattgaaaaatacaGTGTTGATGTGAACTTGGGAAGTAGTACTGGTTGGCGCCCGATTCATCTCTCAATCAATAATAGAATTGGTAAAAAATCTACCCAATGTCTACAGTACTTGCTGGAAAAAGGCGCGGACCCATCGGT cACAAATGAAGACAACTTAACGCCTGTGCACCAAGCATCAATAGAGGGCAGTGTTCAGTGTCTTAATTTGTTGATAAATGCTGGCGGATGTATAGATGTAAAAGATTCAAAAGGACAAACTCCATTAGACTATGCAAAGATATGGGGTCACAGAAAATGTGCGAG aataatcTCATCAAAAAGTTGGAAGCAGGAAAAAGAGGAATATTTTGACGAAATTGAAAAACTTAAAActctaaaaaatgttaaagaaaatgAAGATTTCCATCAAGAAGAAGGTAGAAAAGCAGATAAGGAATTCTACGGCCAGCTATCCTTCACAAACTGGCTGGACAATAAAGGACTGCAAGGAAAAAATACAGGTCCAACTGCGAGGGAGCTTAGTCCAGTTGCGTGGTCTAAGCAACCAAGGAAATACATTGAACTTCATGGAGATTGGGCATTGAAAGGCCATAGAGGGGTCGTTAACCCCAACAGTATTAGGAAAGATGATCAACAGCATCAATTGAAAGAGCTTGTTAAGGATTTTGAGAAATCACTTGCAACAAAGAAAGGCAGCAAAACTAATAAAAAGTCGGGAATTAAAGATTCCCAAACAACTTTGAAACACAGATTGGCAAATAGTGGTCAAAAAAGAGCCATTAATCTACCAGATGAAGTTGTAGAGAAAGTTCTCTTTGACAAACCTTCACCACATCAAAGACCACTTACATTCAAATGTCATAATATCATTGATTCGCAACACAAGAAAATTTGGGAAGATGAAGATAAACCATTAGTGGAAATGTATGCACACCTGTCAAACTCTTTGGACTCCTCTTTGTTTCCTAAGAAAGGACCAATCAGCTCAGTGCAGCATTCAAAAGAACCAATCAGCTCAGGGCATCATTCAAAAGAACCAATCAGCTCAGGGCAAAAAGATGAATCTAGTAGAATATACAAATCAATGAAGCAGATATCTAAGCCTTACAGGTTTCCAAACATTACTGGCGAGGAATACAAATATCGTTTTGAGATTATTTAA
- the LOC140046184 gene encoding protein TEX261-like, with translation MWFLFILSWVATLVQVCFVTLALAAGLYYLAELVEEYTVMTKKVIRWLIIITVCTYIGLILFEEMPKMLTFTGLATVCFYSLLLSNFPFIDVMSPIFIISCIMLFANHYIAFQYFTEEWYPFAEVLAYFTLCLWLVPFAFFVSLSANDNVLPTTTTSHQPAGQDVVSSYFNKKSKRNGLLSIFDYCKETFIPQRDKRF, from the exons ATgtggtttttatttattttgagcTGGGTTGCAACACTGGTTCAAGTATGCTTTGTAACATTGGCATTag ctGCTGGTTTGTACTATCTTGCGGAGCTGGTTGAAGAATACACAGTGATGACTAAGAAAGTCATAAGATGGCTTATTATT ataacTGTATGCACTTACATTGGATTGATTTTATTTGAAGAAATGCCAAAAATGTTGACATTTACCGGCTTAGCTactgtttgtttttattcacTACTGCTTTCAAACTTTCCTTTTATTGATGTTATGTCACCAATTTTTATTATCAGTTGTA TTATGCTGTTTGCCAATCATTACATTGCATTCCAGTATTTCACTGAGGAATGGTACCCATTTGCTGAG GTTCTAGCATACTTTACCTTATGTTTATGGCTGGTACCTTTTGCCTTCTTTGTGTCTTTGTCAGCGAATGATAATGTTTTACCTACAACCACCACATCTCATCAACCAG CTGGTCAAGATGTTGTGAGCagttatttcaataaaaagagcAAAAGAAATGGATTATTATCAATTTTTGATTACTGTAAAGAAACATTTATTCCTCAGCGAGATAAAAgattctga